From a single Bdellovibrionales bacterium CG10_big_fil_rev_8_21_14_0_10_45_34 genomic region:
- a CDS encoding 6-O-methylguanine DNA methyltransferase: MTDYERIEKVIRFLDSNYKAQPSLHELSNVAGLSEFHFQRLFCRWTGATPKSFVQYLTARHAKQLLSESRDILSTSLDSGLSGPSRLHDLIVSIEAVTPGEFKAKGSGVEIRYGFHETPFGKCLLGVTKRGVCHLTFVDLGLADAVSQMKESWPNASFKSAKAETAKVIRQMFKKSSAGKLSLFVRGTPFQIKVWEALLRIPEGSVVSYSHLAKLAGAKGASRAVGSAVGQNAISYLIPCHRVIRETGAFGEYRWGTNRKRAVLIWEQVRNESTQELRSTQE; this comes from the coding sequence ATGACAGACTACGAGCGAATTGAAAAAGTAATCAGATTTCTCGATTCAAATTACAAGGCGCAACCTTCACTGCATGAATTGTCTAATGTAGCAGGGCTTAGTGAGTTCCACTTTCAGCGGCTTTTTTGCCGATGGACTGGTGCTACTCCCAAATCTTTCGTTCAGTACTTGACTGCGAGGCACGCAAAGCAGTTGCTTTCGGAGTCACGCGACATTCTGTCGACATCTTTAGATTCAGGTTTGTCGGGCCCAAGCCGTCTTCACGATCTAATTGTTTCTATTGAAGCCGTTACTCCCGGAGAATTCAAAGCAAAAGGTTCTGGTGTTGAAATTCGCTACGGATTTCACGAGACTCCGTTTGGTAAATGTCTCTTAGGAGTAACAAAGCGGGGAGTCTGTCATTTGACGTTTGTAGATTTAGGCTTGGCGGATGCAGTTTCACAAATGAAAGAATCTTGGCCAAACGCCTCATTTAAATCCGCAAAAGCTGAAACAGCCAAAGTGATTCGCCAAATGTTTAAAAAATCTAGTGCTGGCAAACTATCACTTTTTGTACGGGGCACGCCTTTTCAAATCAAAGTCTGGGAGGCTCTTCTGCGTATCCCAGAAGGTTCGGTGGTTTCTTATTCACATTTGGCAAAGCTCGCAGGTGCTAAGGGAGCATCGAGGGCCGTCGGATCAGCCGTAGGGCAAAACGCAATTTCTTATCTCATCCCTTGTCACCGCGTGATTAGAGAAACCGGTGCCTTCGGTGAATATAGATGGGGAACAAATCGGAAACGCGCTGTCTTAATCTGGGAACAAGTAAGAAATGAGTCAACTCAAGAGCTACGTTCAACTCAGGAATAA
- a CDS encoding glutathione transferase yields the protein MIEGINHVTLSVGDLDRSFNFYMTTLGCKPLAKWKSGAYLLAGDNWLCLTLDAQTRKLPLEEYTHIAFTVAKADFEKLSDQIHSDGAKIWKKNTSEGESVYFLDPDGHKLEIHTSDWKQRIVATKKEPYDDMEFYV from the coding sequence ATGATTGAAGGCATCAATCACGTAACTTTATCGGTAGGTGACTTAGATCGATCGTTTAACTTTTATATGACGACGCTTGGCTGCAAGCCTTTGGCTAAATGGAAGAGCGGGGCGTATCTCCTTGCCGGCGACAATTGGCTATGTCTAACACTTGATGCTCAAACTCGGAAGCTGCCACTCGAAGAATACACACACATAGCCTTTACTGTAGCAAAGGCGGATTTTGAAAAGTTGTCTGACCAGATCCATTCCGACGGCGCAAAAATTTGGAAGAAGAACACCAGCGAAGGAGAATCAGTTTACTTTCTTGATCCAGATGGGCACAAACTCGAAATTCACACATCTGATTGGAAGCAAAGAATAGTAGCAACAAAAAAAGAACCCTACGACGATATGGAGTTTTACGTTTAA
- a CDS encoding deoxyribodipyrimidine photolyase gives MSSNATTAATSALVWIRRDLRLQDHSALSFATHNFERVYVAFLFDSEILKNLQDKADRRITFIVESLIQIQNRLQKAGTDLLMLRGVACQEIPKIARELNVKCVCTNRDYEPYALSRDQKVQENLKEVGVEFRSFKDHVIFEEREVLSQQKTPFRVFSAYKNAWLKEFKAAEVQHRIVKKGPLAQAQIPKSLRSFVDINELGFKKANLWVEAGEKAGLERLKAFTDVISDYSKKRDFPAEAATSGLSVHLRFGTVSIRECVRVAKSSRSAGSQTWLSELIWRDFYQMILFNFPEVVRTAFKPECAAIDWPGAREDFQRWCEGVTGYPLVDAAMRNFNATGWMHNRLRMIVAMFLTKDLLCDWRWGEEYFARHLLDFDLAANNGGWQWSASTGADAQPYFRIFNPVTQSEKFDPKGEYIKAHVPELSRLSEKDIHAPWLAKADSLTKAGVDLGKNYPYPIVDHKTQRLKSIALFKKI, from the coding sequence GTGAGCTCAAATGCCACCACAGCTGCGACTTCAGCGCTAGTTTGGATTCGTAGAGATCTTCGGCTGCAGGACCATTCGGCTCTTAGTTTTGCGACTCACAATTTTGAGCGGGTATATGTTGCCTTCCTCTTTGACTCAGAGATCCTCAAAAACCTTCAAGACAAGGCAGACAGACGGATCACATTCATTGTCGAAAGTCTTATTCAGATTCAAAATAGGCTTCAAAAGGCGGGGACAGATCTGCTCATGCTAAGGGGCGTAGCTTGCCAGGAAATACCAAAGATTGCTAGAGAGTTAAATGTTAAATGCGTCTGCACGAACCGGGATTATGAACCCTACGCGTTGTCGCGCGATCAGAAAGTTCAAGAAAACCTGAAGGAAGTCGGAGTTGAGTTTCGCAGCTTCAAGGATCATGTGATCTTTGAGGAGCGCGAGGTGCTTTCGCAACAAAAAACACCATTTCGCGTTTTTAGCGCTTATAAAAATGCATGGTTAAAGGAGTTTAAGGCCGCTGAAGTTCAGCACCGAATAGTGAAAAAAGGGCCTTTGGCGCAGGCACAAATTCCGAAGTCCCTGCGGAGTTTCGTGGATATTAATGAGCTGGGTTTTAAAAAAGCAAACCTTTGGGTAGAGGCTGGTGAGAAGGCCGGTCTTGAGCGCCTTAAGGCCTTTACGGATGTGATTTCCGATTACAGTAAGAAGCGAGACTTTCCAGCAGAAGCGGCAACTTCAGGTCTCTCGGTTCATTTACGATTCGGAACGGTTTCGATCAGGGAATGTGTTCGGGTGGCAAAAAGCTCTCGGAGTGCGGGTTCACAAACCTGGCTCTCTGAACTGATATGGCGAGATTTTTACCAAATGATACTTTTTAACTTTCCTGAGGTTGTACGCACAGCTTTTAAGCCCGAGTGCGCAGCAATAGATTGGCCGGGAGCGCGCGAAGACTTTCAAAGATGGTGCGAAGGGGTAACGGGATACCCACTTGTAGACGCCGCCATGAGAAACTTCAATGCTACGGGATGGATGCACAATAGGCTAAGAATGATTGTGGCTATGTTTTTAACCAAAGATTTACTTTGTGACTGGCGGTGGGGCGAGGAGTATTTTGCTCGGCACTTGCTCGACTTCGACTTAGCGGCGAACAACGGTGGTTGGCAGTGGTCTGCCTCAACGGGTGCAGATGCTCAGCCCTATTTCAGAATCTTCAATCCGGTCACTCAGTCTGAAAAATTCGATCCGAAAGGGGAGTATATAAAAGCCCATGTTCCGGAACTCTCACGGCTGTCTGAAAAGGATATCCACGCACCTTGGCTAGCAAAGGCTGATTCGCTGACGAAGGCAGGAGTTGACCTGGGGAAGAACTATCCTTATCCGATAGTGGATCATAAAACTCAGCGCCTCAAATCGATCGCACTTTTTAAAAAGATCTGA
- the otsB gene encoding trehalose-phosphatase: MKVTDGEKPVDLLGPQGREVLKKLDRASTLIGLDYDGTITPIVRDPMAAVLSDETKAILKNLMKKWQVVIISGRMRRDLGLLLQQDDLFVTVGSHGAECTLRKPHEEYEEEVKELVSKWEALFLDLKQRYPKLILENKGLSFTVHFGMVDEQREVESEIDDRLEALEGNARIIKGYHVVNLVPAMLPHKGEALVWLMGHYKKQHALFFGDDITDEFVFKMQNPNITGVRVGEGVSTSAPYYVKNVDDVIASLKLLL, translated from the coding sequence ATGAAAGTTACCGACGGCGAAAAACCAGTTGATTTGCTGGGCCCTCAAGGGCGCGAGGTTCTTAAGAAACTTGACCGGGCTTCTACCCTGATTGGGCTTGATTACGACGGCACAATCACGCCAATCGTGCGCGATCCGATGGCGGCTGTGTTGTCAGATGAAACCAAAGCTATTCTTAAAAATTTGATGAAGAAATGGCAGGTCGTGATCATTTCCGGAAGAATGCGCAGAGACCTGGGGCTTCTACTGCAGCAGGATGATTTGTTTGTCACCGTCGGTAGTCATGGTGCGGAGTGTACACTCCGAAAGCCTCATGAGGAGTATGAAGAAGAAGTTAAAGAACTTGTTTCTAAGTGGGAAGCACTGTTTTTGGATCTTAAACAGAGGTATCCGAAGTTGATCCTTGAAAACAAGGGATTGTCATTTACCGTGCACTTTGGAATGGTTGACGAGCAGAGAGAAGTTGAAAGCGAAATCGATGATCGACTCGAAGCGCTTGAGGGAAACGCCCGAATCATTAAGGGATATCACGTTGTGAACCTCGTCCCTGCAATGCTTCCGCATAAAGGCGAAGCCCTTGTCTGGTTGATGGGCCATTACAAAAAGCAGCATGCTCTGTTTTTCGGTGATGACATTACGGATGAATTTGTTTTTAAAATGCAAAACCCAAACATTACGGGCGTTCGTGTGGGCGAAGGCGTCTCTACTAGTGCCCCTTACTATGTCAAAAATGTTGACGATGTCATTGCTTCTTTGAAACTGCTTCTTTAA
- a CDS encoding trehalose-6-phosphate synthase — translation MFFENTNNEFLYWAQKIILISAAVLVLGVAFVGALKIVLRRRLADILQALRDTSKKPSRESVRSAQVAPFQKELRSLFAQYERKRSNTLDASLLFWNPETLKDVVRGELADRQVIVVSNREPYIHSRSDDGGEIEVLHPASGLVTAIEPIMRACSGTWIAHGSGNADNEVVDKQDHVSVPPEDPKYVLRRVWLSPEEEQGYYFGFANEGLWPLCHLAHTRPIFRAQDWQQYKAVNAKFAEAIVEEAQSKDPIVLVQDYHFALLPQMVREKLPDAVIITFWHIPWANPEVFSICPYKEELLKGLLGSSIIGFHTRFHCNNFLETVDRNLECRIDKELSAVTRKGEVTGVQAYPISIEWPPRWLENQPSVDVARKSVRSELGLPESVRLGVGVDRLDYTKGIVERFLAIERLLELQPKWIGHLTFVQIAAPSRAQIRAYNEFTKEVMELKDRINERFKNDLGVPPIILRYRHHDASEVFRFFRAADLCYVSSLHDGMNLVAKEFCAARDDYSGVLILSVFTGAARELAEALIVNPYDIDQTARALEEALVMPQQEVRERMRDLRDQIREYNIYRWAGTMLLDGLQVKRQNELVKLLV, via the coding sequence ATGTTTTTTGAAAATACAAACAATGAGTTCCTTTACTGGGCTCAAAAAATAATTTTGATTTCCGCAGCAGTGCTCGTTTTGGGAGTGGCATTTGTTGGTGCGCTAAAAATTGTTTTGCGTAGGCGCCTAGCAGATATTCTTCAAGCGCTGCGTGACACGTCTAAAAAGCCGTCGAGGGAGTCAGTGCGCTCCGCACAAGTAGCTCCATTTCAAAAGGAACTCAGAAGTCTCTTTGCTCAGTACGAAAGAAAGCGGTCCAACACCCTCGATGCTAGTCTGCTATTCTGGAACCCTGAAACTCTCAAGGATGTCGTGCGCGGGGAGCTTGCAGATAGGCAGGTTATCGTAGTTTCTAATCGAGAGCCCTACATCCATTCAAGAAGCGACGACGGTGGCGAGATCGAAGTATTACATCCCGCAAGTGGTTTGGTCACTGCGATTGAGCCGATTATGAGAGCTTGTTCAGGTACTTGGATTGCTCATGGCAGCGGGAATGCTGATAACGAAGTCGTGGACAAGCAAGACCATGTTTCTGTGCCGCCAGAGGATCCCAAGTACGTCTTGCGCCGGGTTTGGCTCTCGCCAGAAGAAGAGCAAGGCTACTATTTTGGATTTGCCAATGAGGGACTTTGGCCACTTTGTCATTTAGCTCATACTCGGCCGATTTTTCGTGCTCAAGACTGGCAGCAATACAAAGCCGTCAATGCAAAGTTTGCTGAGGCAATTGTTGAAGAGGCTCAGTCAAAAGATCCTATTGTACTCGTGCAAGATTACCATTTTGCTTTGCTTCCCCAGATGGTTCGCGAAAAGCTTCCTGATGCCGTGATAATCACCTTTTGGCATATTCCCTGGGCCAATCCAGAGGTATTTTCTATTTGCCCCTATAAAGAGGAACTCCTAAAGGGTTTGCTTGGTAGCAGCATAATCGGATTTCACACAAGATTTCACTGCAACAATTTTTTAGAAACTGTAGATAGAAACCTTGAATGCCGCATCGATAAAGAACTTTCGGCTGTTACGCGAAAAGGCGAGGTCACCGGAGTTCAAGCTTATCCTATTTCTATTGAGTGGCCCCCAAGGTGGCTAGAAAATCAACCATCGGTTGATGTAGCAAGAAAAAGCGTGCGCAGCGAATTGGGACTTCCAGAAAGTGTTCGTCTTGGCGTTGGTGTTGATCGACTCGACTATACTAAAGGAATTGTTGAGCGGTTTCTGGCCATTGAAAGATTGCTGGAGCTTCAACCAAAATGGATCGGACACTTGACCTTTGTGCAGATTGCAGCACCGTCGCGTGCACAAATTAGAGCTTACAATGAATTCACCAAAGAAGTCATGGAGCTTAAAGACAGAATCAATGAGAGGTTCAAAAATGATTTGGGAGTTCCGCCAATTATACTTCGATATCGGCACCATGATGCTTCAGAGGTATTTCGATTTTTTCGGGCTGCCGATCTCTGTTATGTAAGCAGTTTGCATGATGGTATGAACTTGGTTGCCAAAGAGTTTTGTGCGGCCCGAGATGATTACTCCGGAGTGCTTATTTTGAGTGTTTTTACTGGCGCGGCCCGAGAGCTTGCAGAAGCTCTCATTGTAAATCCTTACGATATAGATCAAACGGCAAGAGCCCTAGAAGAAGCGCTTGTCATGCCACAACAAGAGGTTCGAGAGAGAATGCGAGATCTGCGAGATCAAATCAGAGAGTACAATATCTATCGCTGGGCCGGTACGATGCTTCTTGATGGCCTGCAGGTAAAACGGCAGAATGAGCTCGTGAAACTTCTTGTTTAG